A single region of the Enterobacter cloacae complex sp. R_G8 genome encodes:
- the fliD gene encoding flagellar filament capping protein FliD, whose translation MAVNFMGVGSGLPFDEWLSKEREGQMQKLNPYLQKQSSYQGKISAWGSISNSLDALKKNMEKLEEEGFNGVSVGDNKSFKATAGKGAIPNSYSVIVERLARAHQLSSSVQDSQSKQLGDTSVSQRTLKITTGGKTMEVVLKDDETSLAQIAKKVNDKNGDVTAQVMPAEGDKFKLVFTSKKTGEDGEMQIEVVGDDTLNDVLKSAGAESNQPGEPGYDPTKPAQVTPADNALIRINGEKVERSANTITDAITGITLELREVSEKDSKDEFKPETLAITADTSKVKSLIEEFVKNYNAYLNTAASVTKYKAPDNNTNSDSLPIQDPNNGALFSDGTLRRLSSQLKSTVSGNYGEASEVIQSLGMLGIAVKFEEVKPGEERSGTLGVLSIDNKKLDEALKNNPEEVEALFLGKGEAQGLKERLEDVFKTYLGDSDSIPRDEGAINVNLKSLREQDTRVGKQIAAVEKRIEEAMLRREKEYMRLDKAMSDMNSMNSRLQSSLAGLI comes from the coding sequence GAAGGCCAGATGCAGAAACTGAACCCCTATCTGCAAAAGCAGAGCAGCTATCAGGGGAAGATTTCTGCCTGGGGCAGTATTAGCAATTCGCTGGATGCCCTAAAAAAGAATATGGAAAAACTGGAGGAAGAAGGTTTTAACGGTGTCAGCGTTGGTGATAATAAGTCCTTCAAGGCAACGGCAGGTAAAGGGGCGATCCCCAACAGCTATTCTGTCATTGTTGAACGACTGGCAAGGGCGCATCAGCTTTCCTCTTCGGTACAGGATAGCCAAAGTAAACAGCTTGGCGATACCTCGGTGAGTCAGCGTACGCTGAAAATTACGACCGGTGGAAAGACAATGGAGGTCGTGCTGAAAGATGATGAAACCTCTCTTGCTCAGATAGCCAAAAAAGTGAACGACAAAAACGGCGATGTCACAGCGCAGGTGATGCCCGCCGAAGGCGATAAATTTAAACTGGTGTTCACCTCGAAAAAAACAGGTGAAGACGGAGAGATGCAGATTGAGGTTGTAGGTGATGACACACTTAACGATGTGCTGAAATCTGCCGGGGCAGAATCTAATCAGCCAGGCGAACCCGGCTATGATCCTACTAAACCTGCGCAGGTGACGCCTGCAGATAACGCTCTCATTCGTATCAATGGTGAGAAGGTTGAACGCAGCGCAAATACCATCACCGATGCCATTACCGGGATCACGCTTGAACTCCGTGAAGTCTCTGAAAAAGACAGTAAAGATGAGTTCAAACCAGAAACTCTCGCGATCACCGCCGACACGTCGAAAGTGAAGAGTCTGATTGAAGAATTTGTTAAAAATTATAATGCCTATCTCAACACGGCAGCGTCTGTAACCAAATATAAAGCCCCTGATAATAACACCAACTCGGATTCACTGCCGATTCAGGATCCCAATAATGGCGCACTGTTCAGTGACGGTACGCTACGTCGTTTGAGCAGCCAGCTCAAATCAACCGTATCCGGCAACTACGGTGAGGCCAGCGAAGTTATCCAGTCACTGGGGATGCTGGGGATCGCGGTAAAGTTTGAAGAGGTGAAGCCGGGGGAGGAGCGTAGCGGCACCCTCGGGGTTTTAAGCATCGATAATAAAAAGCTGGATGAAGCCCTGAAAAATAACCCCGAAGAGGTGGAGGCGCTGTTTCTTGGTAAGGGAGAGGCGCAGGGGCTTAAGGAACGTTTAGAGGATGTGTTTAAAACCTACCTCGGCGACAGCGATTCTATTCCGCGTGATGAAGGGGCGATTAACGTCAACCTCAAGTCGCTGCGTGAGCAGGATACCCGTGTCGGTAAACAGATTGCTGCGGTTGAAAAACGTATCGAAGAGGCCATGCTGCGCAGAGAAAAAGAGTATATGCGTCTGGATAAAGCCATGAGTGATATGAATAGCATGAATTCCCGATTACAGAGTTCTCTGGCGGGCTTGATTTAA
- the fliS gene encoding flagellar export chaperone FliS, translated as MYTKTGNSAYTAVSLDSQITGATPHQLIVLLYDGAINAMKRAEIYFQSGNIARRGEMISRAINIIDNGLRAGLDHEKGGKIAEELESLYEYISRTLLEANLNKSGEKLPHLIALMTGMAETWQAIAPQQKQVKHG; from the coding sequence ATGTACACCAAAACGGGCAACAGTGCCTACACCGCTGTCTCACTGGACAGCCAGATCACCGGTGCCACGCCGCACCAGCTGATCGTCCTGCTCTACGACGGGGCGATCAACGCCATGAAGCGGGCGGAGATTTATTTCCAGTCCGGCAATATCGCCCGACGCGGTGAGATGATTTCCCGCGCCATCAATATTATCGACAACGGCCTGCGCGCCGGGCTGGACCACGAGAAGGGCGGGAAAATCGCCGAAGAGCTGGAGAGTCTGTACGAGTATATTTCGCGCACGTTGCTGGAGGCAAATCTCAACAAATCCGGCGAAAAGCTGCCGCACCTCATCGCCCTGATGACCGGCATGGCGGAAACCTGGCAGGCCATTGCGCCACAGCAAAAGCAGGTGAAACATGGATAA
- the fliT gene encoding flagellar protein FliT, giving the protein MDKDIIALIEELLISNTKLRQQAEVGEWDLFLDESVAYTMGMRTLCDIDLTLLAQHNKAPVSAQLATLLEHDALLTQAIQGRLTTISTELSAMRKSRTMNKAYTAV; this is encoded by the coding sequence ATGGATAAGGACATCATCGCGCTGATTGAAGAACTGCTTATCAGCAACACGAAGCTGCGTCAGCAGGCTGAGGTTGGCGAATGGGATCTGTTTCTTGACGAGTCTGTGGCGTACACCATGGGAATGAGAACGCTGTGTGATATCGATTTAACCCTGCTGGCACAGCACAACAAAGCGCCCGTCAGCGCTCAACTGGCGACGCTGCTGGAGCACGACGCCCTGTTAACGCAGGCTATTCAGGGCCGTCTGACCACCATCAGCACCGAACTCTCCGCCATGCGTAAATCCCGCACGATGAATAAAGCCTACACGGCTGTTTAA
- a CDS encoding flagella synthesis protein FlgN yields MDKLYPILTQMKTSLDELEAIMIEEVNQLNRTQINPVSLQVLADNKNQLLTTLQYYDDMRRQQEQSCGTEAPYPGLGKLFASWQQVHEKVRSTKALNQKVESLLQSHMKKNQHIRKAIDHVGHANALYGPAGESSQLPSGRKYNISI; encoded by the coding sequence ATGGACAAGCTTTATCCGATACTCACGCAGATGAAAACGTCTCTGGATGAACTGGAGGCGATCATGATTGAAGAGGTCAATCAGCTCAACCGCACGCAGATCAACCCGGTGTCGCTGCAGGTGCTGGCCGACAACAAAAACCAGCTGCTGACGACGCTCCAGTATTACGACGACATGCGCCGCCAGCAGGAGCAGAGCTGTGGCACAGAAGCCCCCTACCCGGGGCTCGGTAAGCTGTTTGCCAGCTGGCAGCAGGTGCATGAGAAGGTGCGCAGCACCAAGGCGCTGAATCAAAAGGTGGAATCACTGCTGCAAAGTCATATGAAGAAAAATCAGCATATCCGCAAGGCTATCGACCATGTGGGTCATGCAAACGCGCTCTATGGCCCGGCAGGAGAATCCAGCCAACTGCCTTCTGGCCGCAAGTACAACATCAGTATCTGA
- the flgM gene encoding flagellar biosynthesis anti-sigma factor FlgM — protein sequence MSINSSQTTAPIAKIAPTQDLRARTQPQERDAAATRSDKRDNTNVTLSELTKKIQTDDSRDVDYARVNELRAALSTGTLRIEPEKIAQAMVQDMFQF from the coding sequence ATGAGCATCAACAGCAGCCAGACCACCGCGCCGATTGCGAAAATCGCCCCGACTCAGGATCTGCGCGCCCGTACGCAGCCTCAGGAACGTGACGCTGCCGCAACACGTTCAGACAAGCGCGACAATACGAACGTCACCCTGAGCGAATTAACCAAAAAGATCCAGACCGACGACAGCCGCGATGTGGATTACGCGCGCGTCAATGAACTTCGCGCCGCGCTGTCGACAGGTACTCTGCGCATTGAACCTGAGAAAATTGCTCAGGCGATGGTGCAGGACATGTTTCAGTTTTAA
- the flgA gene encoding flagellar basal body P-ring formation chaperone FlgA, with protein MTLRLFSTAVAVLLCSASAAASVPSDQTAKQRLMLKLDALIKQPESGSEIVRTATLLATPAQLAAVCENPDLSLVGRDSRLTGKRTVLAQCGARRHFLPVRISAQGTWWIASQSLPGGAIVQRSDIEPVTGILDNQPGGLIFNADAIIGQRLTRAIDAGKPLLENQLRQQWRLRAGQTVDLVTTGSGFRIRSQGKALNNASVDDVLKVKTSGGRTVSGKVGADGQVMIISQQ; from the coding sequence ATGACGCTCCGATTATTCAGCACGGCGGTAGCCGTCTTGCTCTGTTCTGCCTCCGCTGCAGCCAGCGTGCCATCTGACCAGACGGCGAAGCAGCGCCTGATGCTTAAGCTGGACGCCCTGATCAAACAGCCCGAGAGCGGCAGCGAGATTGTGCGCACCGCGACCCTGCTCGCTACCCCGGCACAACTGGCTGCCGTGTGTGAGAACCCGGATCTGAGCCTGGTGGGGCGCGATAGTCGTCTGACCGGCAAACGCACGGTGCTGGCCCAGTGCGGCGCACGTCGGCACTTTTTGCCGGTGCGCATTAGCGCCCAGGGCACCTGGTGGATTGCCAGCCAGAGCCTGCCCGGTGGCGCGATTGTGCAGCGCAGCGACATTGAGCCCGTTACCGGCATTCTGGACAACCAGCCCGGCGGCTTAATCTTTAACGCCGACGCGATTATTGGTCAGCGCCTCACGCGCGCCATCGACGCCGGTAAACCGTTGTTAGAAAACCAGCTGCGCCAGCAGTGGCGGCTGCGTGCCGGGCAGACGGTGGACCTGGTCACCACCGGTTCCGGCTTTCGTATTCGCAGCCAGGGCAAGGCGCTGAATAACGCGTCGGTGGACGACGTATTGAAGGTAAAAACCTCGGGCGGACGCACCGTGAGCGGCAAAGTCGGTGCTGACGGACAGGTGATGATCATTTCTCAACAATAA
- the flgB gene encoding flagellar basal body rod protein FlgB has product MNKLDDAFRFQQQALGLLSRRQDILASNIANADTPGYQARDIDFTQQLKNAMENNTMAKSPVSLALTSNKHIEGKAMPFDDSQLLYRIPDQPSADGNTVDMDRERVNFADNAVKYQSGLTFLGADIKKMMTVLSQG; this is encoded by the coding sequence ATGAATAAACTTGATGACGCCTTTCGCTTTCAACAGCAGGCGTTAGGTTTGCTGTCGCGCCGTCAGGATATATTGGCTTCAAATATTGCGAATGCCGACACCCCTGGCTACCAGGCGCGAGATATTGATTTTACTCAGCAGTTAAAAAACGCCATGGAAAATAACACCATGGCGAAATCACCCGTATCACTGGCCTTAACGTCAAATAAGCATATTGAAGGTAAAGCGATGCCGTTTGACGACAGTCAACTGCTTTATCGCATACCGGACCAACCGAGTGCCGACGGCAATACCGTGGATATGGATCGTGAGCGCGTCAATTTTGCGGATAACGCCGTGAAATATCAGTCGGGACTGACGTTCCTGGGCGCGGATATTAAGAAAATGATGACTGTGCTCAGTCAGGGGTAA
- the flgC gene encoding flagellar basal body rod protein FlgC, whose amino-acid sequence MSLFSVFDISGSAMAAQSRRLNVSASNMANADSVAGPDGQPYRARQVVFQVDNQVGQEIGGVQVSDVVESSAPDRLVYEPGNPMADEQGYVRMPNVNVMNEMVNTISASRSYQANVEVMNSAKSLMLKTLTLGQ is encoded by the coding sequence ATGTCGCTTTTTAGCGTATTTGATATTTCAGGCTCGGCGATGGCGGCTCAATCCCGCCGCCTCAACGTCAGCGCCAGCAATATGGCCAACGCCGACAGCGTGGCGGGGCCGGACGGTCAGCCGTACCGCGCCCGTCAGGTGGTGTTTCAGGTCGACAACCAGGTCGGTCAGGAGATTGGCGGCGTACAGGTCAGCGACGTGGTGGAGAGTAGCGCCCCGGATCGCCTGGTGTATGAGCCAGGTAATCCGATGGCGGATGAACAGGGCTATGTACGCATGCCCAACGTCAATGTGATGAACGAGATGGTGAACACCATTTCAGCCTCACGCAGCTACCAGGCCAACGTGGAAGTGATGAACTCCGCCAAAAGCCTGATGCTGAAAACACTCACGCTTGGTCAGTAA
- a CDS encoding flagellar hook assembly protein FlgD has product MAVSSINNNSGAGDTGTGNSAADLSNQFMTLLVAQMKNQDPTNPMDNNQLTSQLAQFNMAAGVEKLNSSVAGVQAMMVQLGSMSASSWIGRSVLIEGEAKVSFGESGIGITQEGVEQPGGSDDFHFALSGDAETVTVTLEDSEGNAYTAELKNVKQGMNTYNLDDLENFKPEPGPPRDREYTLSFTASNAEGDKPEVYGLIQEQVKGVTMSPSGPILHLLDHDPISMGDVYVIQK; this is encoded by the coding sequence ATGGCGGTCTCTTCGATTAACAACAACAGCGGCGCAGGTGACACCGGTACCGGCAACAGCGCGGCGGATCTGTCGAACCAGTTTATGACGCTGCTGGTGGCGCAGATGAAAAACCAGGATCCCACCAACCCGATGGACAACAACCAGCTCACTTCACAACTGGCGCAGTTCAACATGGCGGCGGGTGTCGAGAAACTCAACAGCTCCGTGGCCGGCGTGCAGGCGATGATGGTCCAGCTTGGCAGCATGAGCGCCTCCTCCTGGATAGGGCGCAGCGTGCTGATCGAAGGGGAGGCGAAAGTCTCCTTTGGCGAATCAGGTATTGGCATCACCCAGGAAGGGGTGGAACAGCCGGGCGGTTCGGACGATTTCCACTTCGCCCTGTCGGGAGATGCCGAAACGGTGACCGTCACGCTGGAGGACAGCGAAGGGAATGCCTACACCGCCGAGCTGAAAAACGTCAAGCAGGGGATGAACACCTACAACCTCGACGATCTGGAAAACTTCAAGCCTGAGCCGGGGCCGCCGCGCGATCGCGAATATACCCTCTCCTTTACGGCCAGTAACGCAGAAGGCGATAAGCCGGAAGTCTACGGCCTGATTCAGGAGCAGGTGAAGGGGGTCACCATGAGTCCGAGCGGACCGATTCTGCACCTGCTGGACCACGATCCGATTTCGATGGGCGATGTTTACGTCATTCAAAAATAA
- the flgE gene encoding flagellar hook protein FlgE: MGFSQGLSGLSAAAKALDVVGNNIANSQTVGFKAGSVSFADIFAGATGMGVQVAGVDQNFGQGGPATGGSALDMMINGNGFFRMVDEAGSVFYGRNGQFKENESGFIINKTNGMLLTGYQATNGVINPGAQVGPIQIPKDDMPAAASENGTLKGNLKSDEKIITDAFNKDDDKTYNYTSEIQATDSLGNKHAVKVYFVHTAEGQWKAYAEDSTSSDGMVNIDLSFDTSGNIVGAAEMTVQGKPYNGSAALELKLDLTGLTQNAGDMQVLVGEIDGQAPGKFNAYEVSDTGEVIAIYSNGKRQTVAQVVLADFANVGGLAQQGNNLWAETAQSGQPFLGTSGTGSFGDITGGMLESSNVNLGDEMVNMIVYQRNYQSNSQTIKTQSEVLQTLVNLR, encoded by the coding sequence ATGGGTTTTTCACAAGGTCTTAGCGGCCTGAGTGCCGCAGCAAAAGCGCTGGACGTGGTGGGCAACAACATTGCCAACTCACAGACCGTGGGGTTTAAAGCAGGCTCCGTGTCATTTGCCGATATCTTCGCGGGTGCGACGGGGATGGGGGTACAGGTTGCGGGTGTGGACCAGAATTTTGGCCAGGGCGGACCCGCGACGGGCGGTTCGGCGCTGGATATGATGATCAATGGCAACGGTTTTTTCCGCATGGTCGACGAGGCGGGCAGCGTGTTCTACGGGCGCAACGGCCAGTTTAAGGAGAATGAGAGCGGGTTTATTATCAACAAAACAAACGGCATGCTTTTAACCGGCTACCAGGCGACAAACGGCGTGATTAACCCGGGTGCCCAGGTGGGACCGATTCAAATTCCTAAAGACGATATGCCTGCGGCGGCGTCTGAGAACGGAACGCTGAAGGGTAACCTGAAGTCAGATGAAAAGATCATCACCGACGCCTTCAACAAGGATGACGATAAAACCTACAACTACACCAGCGAAATTCAGGCGACCGATAGCCTGGGGAATAAGCACGCGGTTAAAGTCTATTTTGTCCATACGGCAGAAGGACAATGGAAAGCGTATGCCGAGGACTCCACCTCTTCTGATGGTATGGTCAACATTGATCTGAGTTTTGACACCAGCGGCAATATCGTGGGTGCGGCGGAAATGACCGTCCAAGGCAAACCCTATAATGGCTCGGCAGCACTGGAGCTTAAGCTGGATCTGACGGGACTCACCCAAAATGCCGGGGATATGCAGGTCCTGGTGGGAGAGATCGACGGTCAGGCGCCGGGTAAATTCAACGCTTATGAAGTGAGCGACACCGGCGAAGTGATCGCCATCTACAGCAATGGCAAACGTCAGACCGTGGCGCAGGTAGTGCTGGCCGATTTTGCCAACGTGGGCGGTCTGGCGCAGCAGGGGAACAACCTGTGGGCTGAGACGGCGCAGTCCGGCCAGCCGTTCCTCGGTACCTCCGGTACTGGCAGCTTTGGCGATATCACAGGCGGCATGCTGGAATCTTCCAACGTGAACCTGGGCGACGAGATGGTCAACATGATCGTCTACCAGCGCAACTACCAGTCCAACTCACAAACCATCAAAACCCAGTCTGAAGTGCTGCAGACGCTGGTTAACCTGCGTTAA
- a CDS encoding flagellar basal body rod protein FlgF: MDRAIYTAMSAANAALNRQAVTSNNLANSSTAGFRAQLAAFRSVPIEGESLRTRALVAESTPFHDTTMGPITHTGRSLDVALPQNGWLAVAMDDGSEGYTRNGAIEVDQDGALSVNGRPLMGDGGPLEVPPQSHVTIGSDGTVSALGMGDDPTMLVPVGRLKLVNAEMNSMVHGDDGLFRTAGGEMLAQDETLRLTPEAIEGSNVSPVQAMTQMIANSRGFDMNMKVIRTADENAQKANQLLSVS, encoded by the coding sequence ATGGATCGCGCTATCTATACCGCCATGAGTGCCGCCAATGCGGCGCTCAACCGCCAGGCGGTCACCTCAAACAATCTGGCAAACAGCTCCACCGCAGGCTTTCGCGCCCAGCTGGCGGCGTTTCGTTCCGTACCCATCGAAGGGGAAAGCCTGCGCACCCGCGCATTGGTGGCGGAGTCAACGCCGTTTCACGACACCACCATGGGGCCGATTACCCATACCGGCCGCAGCCTCGACGTGGCATTGCCGCAGAACGGCTGGCTGGCGGTAGCGATGGACGACGGCAGCGAAGGCTACACCCGCAACGGCGCTATCGAGGTGGATCAGGATGGGGCGCTCAGCGTCAACGGCCGTCCGCTGATGGGCGACGGCGGGCCGCTGGAAGTACCGCCGCAGTCGCACGTCACCATCGGCAGCGACGGTACCGTCTCGGCGCTCGGCATGGGCGATGACCCGACGATGCTGGTGCCGGTGGGTCGCCTCAAGCTGGTCAACGCGGAGATGAACAGCATGGTTCACGGCGATGACGGACTGTTCCGCACCGCGGGCGGCGAGATGCTGGCGCAGGACGAAACCCTGCGCCTGACGCCGGAGGCCATCGAAGGCAGCAACGTCAGCCCGGTACAGGCCATGACGCAGATGATCGCCAACTCCCGCGGCTTCGACATGAACATGAAGGTGATCCGCACCGCCGACGAAAACGCCCAGAAGGCCAACCAGCTATTAAGCGTGAGCTAA
- the flgG gene encoding flagellar basal-body rod protein FlgG — MIRSLWIAKTGLEAQQLNMDVISNNLANVNTNGFKRQRAVFQDLLYQNMRQPGAQATEQNTLPSGLQLGTGVRPVSTQRIHTQGNMNPTGDEYDVAIEGEGFFQVQMPDGSTAYTRDGHFSKSPDGQLVNAEGYPIQPGIVIPQDATKLNIGSDGIVSVKVPGQAEEQQIGQLTLTTFVNNAGLESIGGNLYKETQSSGAPNELNPGMESAGTLKQSYVEISNVNVAEELVTMIQVQRAYEINSKAVSASDQMLQRLSQL, encoded by the coding sequence ATGATTCGTTCTTTATGGATCGCAAAAACCGGGCTGGAAGCACAGCAGCTCAATATGGACGTTATCTCCAACAACCTGGCGAACGTCAACACCAACGGCTTTAAGCGTCAGCGCGCCGTGTTTCAGGATCTGCTCTATCAGAACATGCGTCAGCCTGGCGCGCAGGCGACCGAGCAGAACACTCTGCCAAGCGGTCTGCAGCTGGGCACCGGCGTGCGTCCGGTTTCCACCCAGCGTATTCACACCCAGGGCAACATGAACCCAACCGGGGATGAGTACGATGTCGCCATCGAAGGTGAAGGCTTCTTCCAGGTGCAGATGCCGGACGGCAGCACCGCCTACACCCGTGACGGCCACTTCTCGAAAAGCCCGGACGGGCAGCTGGTGAATGCCGAAGGCTACCCGATCCAGCCAGGGATCGTGATCCCACAGGATGCCACCAAACTGAATATCGGCAGTGACGGTATTGTCAGCGTGAAGGTGCCGGGTCAGGCGGAAGAACAGCAGATTGGCCAGCTGACGCTGACCACCTTCGTCAACAATGCGGGTCTCGAAAGCATCGGTGGCAATCTCTACAAAGAGACCCAGTCCTCCGGCGCGCCGAACGAGCTGAACCCGGGCATGGAGAGTGCGGGCACCCTGAAGCAGAGCTACGTGGAAATCTCCAACGTCAACGTGGCGGAAGAGCTGGTGACCATGATTCAGGTGCAGCGCGCTTACGAAATCAACAGTAAGGCGGTGTCGGCATCGGATCAGATGCTGCAGCGCCTTTCCCAGCTGTAA
- a CDS encoding flagellar basal body L-ring protein FlgH: protein MHIPAAALLASTLLLGGCAHIMQKPLVEGPTTATPLPMAPAATGGSLFQAGQGMNYGYQPMFEDRRPRNVGDTLTILLQENVSASKSSSASANRNGSAGMGLIAVPSKLNSWLGDGKADFEAEGKNDFAGKGGAAARNTFTGTITVTVKELLPNGNLGVVGEKQIAINQGTEFIRFSGVVNPRTISGSNTVPSTQVADARIEYVGNGYINEAQNMGWLQRLFLNLSPF, encoded by the coding sequence ATGCACATTCCGGCGGCCGCGCTGCTGGCAAGCACGCTGCTGCTCGGCGGCTGCGCGCACATTATGCAAAAGCCCCTTGTTGAAGGTCCGACAACGGCAACACCATTACCGATGGCACCGGCAGCGACCGGCGGCTCACTGTTTCAGGCCGGGCAGGGGATGAACTACGGCTATCAGCCGATGTTTGAAGACCGCCGCCCGCGTAACGTGGGCGACACGCTGACCATCCTGCTGCAGGAGAACGTGAGCGCCAGCAAAAGTTCCTCCGCCAGTGCCAACCGTAATGGATCGGCCGGTATGGGGCTGATTGCGGTACCCTCAAAACTCAACAGCTGGCTGGGCGATGGCAAAGCGGATTTTGAAGCCGAAGGCAAAAATGATTTCGCAGGCAAGGGCGGCGCGGCGGCGCGCAACACCTTTACCGGCACCATCACTGTGACCGTGAAAGAGCTGCTGCCCAACGGCAACCTCGGCGTGGTGGGTGAGAAGCAGATCGCCATCAACCAGGGCACCGAATTCATCCGCTTCTCCGGGGTGGTGAACCCGCGCACCATCAGCGGCAGCAATACCGTGCCGTCCACCCAGGTGGCGGACGCTCGCATTGAGTATGTCGGCAACGGCTACATCAACGAAGCGCAGAACATGGGCTGGCTGCAACGCCTGTTCCTGAACCTTTCTCCTTTCTGA
- a CDS encoding flagellar basal body P-ring protein FlgI has product MTMKKESILFFLSILLYGMTLAVPKVVHAERIRDLATVQGVRSNSLMGYGLIVGLDGTGDQTMQAPFTGQSLNNMLSQLGITVPAGTNMQLKNIAAVMVTAELPPFARPGDKLDIVVSSVGNAKSLRGGTLLMTPLKGADNQIYAIAQGNILISGAGAQSGGSRVQVNQLNGGRISGGATVEREVPNDFATQSIVRLQLNETDFSLAQQVSDAINQRYSGGAAIPEDARTVRLFAPPDGPSRVRFLADIQDIPLRVNVQDAKVIVNSRTGSVVMNRHVSLDSCAVAHGSLTVEVMQNNIISQPDTPFGGGETVVVPQTDISVRDSGGSLQHVRSSTDLNAVIRALNSLGATPNELMSVLQAMKNAGCLRAKLEVN; this is encoded by the coding sequence ATGACCATGAAAAAAGAATCTATCCTGTTTTTTCTCAGCATCCTGCTCTACGGCATGACGCTGGCGGTACCTAAAGTGGTACACGCGGAACGTATCCGCGATCTGGCGACGGTGCAGGGCGTGCGTTCCAACTCCCTGATGGGCTACGGCCTGATTGTCGGTCTTGACGGGACCGGCGACCAGACCATGCAGGCGCCGTTCACCGGCCAGAGCCTGAACAACATGCTCTCGCAGTTGGGGATCACCGTTCCGGCGGGCACCAATATGCAGCTGAAAAATATCGCGGCGGTGATGGTCACCGCCGAGCTGCCGCCGTTTGCCCGTCCGGGCGACAAGCTGGACATTGTGGTCTCCTCGGTGGGCAACGCCAAAAGCCTGCGCGGCGGTACGCTGCTGATGACCCCCCTGAAAGGGGCGGATAACCAGATCTACGCCATTGCCCAGGGCAACATTCTGATCTCCGGTGCGGGCGCGCAATCGGGCGGCAGCCGTGTGCAGGTGAACCAGCTTAACGGCGGACGTATCAGCGGCGGAGCGACCGTGGAGCGGGAAGTGCCGAACGATTTCGCCACCCAGAGCATTGTGCGCCTGCAGCTCAACGAGACTGACTTCTCGCTGGCGCAGCAGGTCAGCGATGCCATTAACCAGCGCTACAGCGGCGGGGCGGCGATACCGGAAGATGCCCGCACCGTGCGCCTGTTCGCGCCGCCGGACGGTCCGTCCCGCGTGCGTTTCCTGGCCGACATTCAGGACATTCCGCTACGGGTGAACGTGCAGGACGCGAAGGTGATTGTGAACTCGCGTACCGGCTCGGTGGTGATGAACCGCCACGTCTCGCTCGACTCCTGCGCGGTGGCGCACGGCTCGCTGACGGTAGAGGTCATGCAGAACAACATTATCAGCCAGCCCGATACGCCATTTGGCGGCGGGGAGACGGTGGTGGTACCGCAGACCGATATCTCGGTGCGCGACAGCGGCGGTTCGCTGCAGCACGTGCGCAGCAGTACCGATCTGAACGCGGTGATCCGTGCACTGAACAGCCTGGGTGCCACGCCAAACGAGCTGATGTCGGTTTTACAGGCAATGAAAAACGCCGGCTGTCTGCGGGCGAAGCTGGAGGTGAACTGA